TTCGACCGTTCAGGGCCTGGTTGGCTCGTGCTGGGCCGGCGATCATGACGACACAGTGCTTGGGGTTCACCCACGAGCAACCAAACAATGCTTTTGGATGGTTAAGACAGACAGCCACCAGGGCAACTCTGCGCTCCCAGCGGCCAACCTAGAATCGAGAAGAGGTGCTTTGCAGCGGGGATCTGGGGGAATTTGGTAGTTCAGAGGGGGATTTGGACGTCTGAACTCGCATATAAGAATGACCCAAGCAGAGAGACAGCCATGAttgtcgtcatcaccacTTTCTCCTTCACACATCTATCAACAACCTGACTATCAGCTGCTTCTCAATTGCTCCGTTCAACAACGCTGCGGCTTAGCAACACCACTAACTCTGCTATCGTGTACATGGGCTTGCCGTCACATTAACGTCAATACGTCAACCAAAGACGCCATCCGTTCGGCATCACCCACAAATCCAAGGATCCCAAGACTTTTGGTCGGGACTTCTCCACAGACAACCACTCATCTCCCGTGCTTGTCGACCATCTCGACGAGCATCGACCACCATCGAGCTCCATCTGGCCCATCTGGCTCCTGCATTCTCCGGCATCTTCCCCCCTCTGTGCCCTCTCGGCCTTTGGTTGGGCTTTCTGGCCTTGCACGCCCCTCCCCCGTCCAAACTCTGACGCTTCGTCGCCCATCAAAGGAAAGAAAACTTGGACCGGGGTTACAGTACGTTCTGTGACCCTCCTCCGTCCCGCAATCCCAGCTGGCGCCCAGGCTTTGCCCGTTGTACCAGGTGTACCGTCCGGTCACCGTGTACCAAGAAATCTCTTCCGGTATAATTTCGTGCCTGTCACCTGCGACGCCTCGTCGGCTCCACTACGCGCTTGTCTCTGCCACTCGACGCCCGTACCAGAGCCTCCCACCCCATCACTCCCCGtccctctccatcctcgGTTTCAACCCTCGAGGGCGGGCACTATCTGAGGAACCCACCTTGTGGAGAGGCACACCGCGAACCGCACACCCCCGGGCGTACACCATTAGATCTCGAGCTGCTCGTGAAGCTTTTATAAAAGCCATGAACGACCCCGTCTACAGAACAGCTTCTCCTTACTCTGAACCAAACGTCAAAGGCCCAAGGTCCCAGATTCAGGCTTCAGGAACCGGTTTATTCAAGAGTGAGTCTTGACTCtgccctcctcgtcatcattcCAGCCTCTTGAAGGCCTCACACGACCACCTACCTCTCCTACCCAGCTTCATGACGAAGTTACCACCACACACTTTCTCGACAATCACACAAAGTCGAAAAATGTTGCTGACTCTGTCGCAGTGCTTCCCAACAACGTCAACAAGACTTCCCTTCACCCCACCGGTGTTGCGTACGTTTCCTCCCAAGATGCTCTTGTGAGCACAGGCCGACTAACACGGATGCCACAGTCCCCACGTGGAGCACAccgagctggagcaggagcTTCACGACAAGGCTCACATCGACTACGACCGTGTCGCGATTGTAAGAATCCCAGCACTCAATTGGGCTTCAGACGCCTCGCCAGAGACACTTGTGCTAACAATTGCTCTCTCAGATCCCCAACCCTTCCGTTGCTGCTCTCTACGAGGATGCTCTCGTCTACGAGACCGGTACCGCTATCACCTCCAGCGGTGCCCTGACTGCCTACTCTGGGGCCAAGACTGGCCGTTCGCCCCTCGACAAGCGAATTGTCCAGGAGGACTCTTCCAAGGACGACATCTGGTACGTGATTTCCCGAGACTCGGCAATAGAGTTCCAGGTGCCGGGCACAAATCGAGATGAGCTGGAAAGCTAACATGGAATCTCCAGGTGGGGCCCCGTCAACAAGCCCATGACTCCTGAGGTAAGAAACAGCTTGCACACGCAGTCTGGACATGATCCCGATCCCCTGGCCATCGAGATGGACCTCGTTGTTGTGGCACTTTGTCTCCTGTTTTGCACCCTCGGTTGCAGCAGCGGAAAATTTGCAGACATCACGAGCAAGCGCCTAGACCCTCGTCGGAACAGCACCTCCATTCCAGCGACCAGAATTGCCTTTGCCCCGAGGGTACCCGCGGCGTGAGCGTCATGGCCTTCCATGGCTTGCCCACCGGTGCTTATTCTCTTACCCAATTGCCTGGTCGCTGGTTGGCAGAGGCTTGGTCCAGTGGTTTTCTAGCAGTTGTCCAAGACTCTCAATGGTCCAGTCCTTTCCCCTGGTCGGGGTTGGCGTCATGGGGTCGGCAATCGTGACCCCGCAGACGACCACACCCACACGCACTCGTTCCCTTTCCTTCTTGCCCCCTCTCTTCCCCGGCAAAGTAGCCACATGGCGGCTTGGTGCCACGGCTTCAGACCGAGCCCAGCCCCGAGCCCCGAAGCCTTCGGCCGTGGCCTGCCCCTCTTTTCTCCCCCGACCACGACTTTTCCCGATTCCGACCTTGATTACCCAAACGGGCAAGGTCTCCGGCCGCCTTCCCGACTTGAGCTTATCCCTGCGAGCAATCATGGCTGACAAAATTATCTCTACAGGTCTGGAAGATCAACCGTGAGCGTGCTGTCGACTACCTCAACACCCGAAGCCGTATCTATGTCATCGATGGTTTCGCCGGCTGGGACGAGAAGTACCGCATCCGCGTCCGAGTCATCTGCGCCCGTGCCTACCATGCTCTCTTCATGCGCAACATGCTTATCCGACCCTCCcgcgaggagctcaaggacttCCACCCCGACTACACCATCTACAACGCTGGCAAGTTCCCCGCCAACCGATACACCGAGGGTATGACCTCTGGCACTTCGGTCGCCATCAACTTCgagcagaaggagatggtCATCCTCGGTACCGAGTACGCCggtgagatgaagaagggtGTCTTCACCGTCCTCTTCTACGAGATGCCTATCAAGCACAACGTCCTGACCCTCCACTCCTCCGCCAACGAGGGCAAGAACGGCGACGTCACTCTCTTCTTCGGTCTGTCCGGTACTGGCAAGACCACTCTCTCCGCCGACCCCAACCGAGCCCTGAttggtgatgacgagcaCTGCTGGAGCGACAACGGTGTCTTCAACATCGAGGGTGGCTGCTacgccaagaccatcggCCTGTCTGCTGAGAAGGAGCCCGATATTTTCGGCGCCATCCGCTACGGATCCGTCCTCGAGAACGTCGTCTTCGACCCCCTCACCCGCGATGTCGACTACGACGATGCCACCCTCACCGAGAACACTCGATGCGCCTACCCCATCGAGTACAtctccaacgccaagatccCTTGCCTGTCCCCCAACGCTCCCTccaacatcatcctcctcacctGCGACGCCCGCGGTGTTCTGCcccccatctccaagctcgaCCGCAACCAGACCATGTTCCACTTCATCTCTGGTTACACCTCCAAGATGGCCGGTACTGAGGACGGCGTCACCGAGCCCCAGGCTACCTTCTCCAGCTGCTTCGCTCAGCCCTTCCTTGCTCTGCACCCCATGAAGTACGCTTCCATGCTTGCCGACAAGATCGAGCAGCACAACGCCAACGCCTGGCTCCTCAACACCGGCTGGGTCGGTGCCGGTTTCGCCCAGGGCGGCAAGCGATGCCCCCTCAAGTACACCCGCGCCATTCTCGACGCTATCCACTCTGGCGAcctcgccaaggtcgagTACGAGAACTACGGTGTCTTTAACCTCCAGGTCCCCAAGACCTGCCCCAACGTCCCCTCggagctcctcaaccccTCCAAGGCCTGGACCGCCGGCGAggacagcttcaacaccGAGGTTGTCAAGCTGGGCAAGCTCTTCCGCGAGAACTTCACCAAGTACGAGAGCGAGGCCACCGAGGACGTTGTCAAGGCCGGCCCCACTGTCTAAGCgggagattgagaagaaagaggaagaagaaaagggaaAGCGAATTTTTTCGATGGGTCATGACAAATTAAAGCAACTGTTTTCCATCTGGGTCCGGCGTCATATCATGGCGGCCGAAAGAACCGGCTGCCCAAATGTTTTTGTCTGAAAGGTTTATAGGGATGAGATTGTGTGTAATGTAGGCATGAACAAAGCTTTACGAATCTGCAATAGAAAAGTATATATCATCTAAATCTGGTTCCATTTCTGTGAAGACCGCTTATAGCTCCTGAGGATTTAACAAGAGCGTTCATTAATATCGTATTCCTATGACGGTTAAGTTTTGTTTTTCTCTTTCCCAACTATCTACTCTCCCAATATTATTTGACTTATTTTCACACTATCTATGTTTGAAAATGCCTTGCAACGATGGATATTAATGCCCTCCGTATGTTGGTTTCCAGCTTGGCGTACCGAAGACGGGTGTAAGTGGTGCCAGGATAACTATGAAGACATCCAATCCGGTTTTGAGACCACGGGATTCGATAGGAGAGGCAAGAAACTTAAACTAGTATGCTCATGCCCATACGAGTATCATCTAATCATTTACAAACCCGGCTACAGTGTTTGTAGTTTGTTCAAGTTGGACAGCAACGTCCAAGATCTCGTCGTTGGGTGGCTTGTGTGAGTGGCGCATGTCGATTCTAGGTCACTTCCAGTTGAAGGCACTGTGATAACAGGGGTCAGGTACGCCGTGGCTTGTGGTGCGGCTCACTGCAGTTCACGGCCTCACAGTGCTTTACGCGCCCAGGCTACACGCGACCGTCTGATTGGGGGCGAGGGGTCCAGTTGCTGGGGCAATGCATTATGTCATCCAGGGCGGGCAGCAAACAAACGCTT
This window of the Fusarium keratoplasticum isolate Fu6.1 chromosome 3, whole genome shotgun sequence genome carries:
- a CDS encoding Phosphoenolpyruvate carboxykinase, giving the protein MNDPVYRTASPYSEPNVKGPRSQIQASGTGLFKMLPNNVNKTSLHPTGVAPHVEHTELEQELHDKAHIDYDRVAIIPNPSVAALYEDALVYETGTAITSSGALTAYSGAKTGRSPLDKRIVQEDSSKDDIWWGPVNKPMTPEVWKINRERAVDYLNTRSRIYVIDGFAGWDEKYRIRVRVICARAYHALFMRNMLIRPSREELKDFHPDYTIYNAGKFPANRYTEGMTSGTSVAINFEQKEMVILGTEYAGEMKKGVFTVLFYEMPIKHNVLTLHSSANEGKNGDVTLFFGLSGTGKTTLSADPNRALIGDDEHCWSDNGVFNIEGGCYAKTIGLSAEKEPDIFGAIRYGSVLENVVFDPLTRDVDYDDATLTENTRCAYPIEYISNAKIPCLSPNAPSNIILLTCDARGVLPPISKLDRNQTMFHFISGYTSKMAGTEDGVTEPQATFSSCFAQPFLALHPMKYASMLADKIEQHNANAWLLNTGWVGAGFAQGGKRCPLKYTRAILDAIHSGDLAKVEYENYGVFNLQVPKTCPNVPSELLNPSKAWTAGEDSFNTEVVKLGKLFRENFTKYESEATEDVVKAGPTV